The following proteins are encoded in a genomic region of Acetobacter oryzoeni:
- a CDS encoding glycosyltransferase produces MHVYVVESCASHRETIESLFPDRVHCFASVHEFLASKKGIKLSGMRVDVAYFDADEVTAVLENTDVQHICCEMNEDQQDPLALYRFCQSHVDSFYLYMFNGRYGTAGRRMDPSIPEVSVVVAAYGVEAYLDECVQSLVSQTMKNLEIIIVDDGSKDRTGILADEWQKRFPQNVRVIHKENGGCASARNAGLLAARGEYVAFVDGDDWVEPPMYEDLYRAAALRNAEIGQCGFYEFYRKDKKILHPTAYGADGPNGTTGLVIDPQDYLTLMPSIWRRIYKRSYLKQYGIQFPEHIRRHDDLPFAFLTISRARRISVIPDCYYAYRLNRPGQDVSATDRRMFIHFEIFSWLYSQVRPWASARIMEQMKRVEIGTHAWILSRLDQPLRPEYLQTALAGIEKRYNGYDVGFNWKAHLQKAAENKEAIES; encoded by the coding sequence GTGCACGTTTATGTTGTTGAAAGCTGCGCATCTCATAGAGAAACTATTGAGAGCCTGTTCCCTGACAGAGTGCATTGTTTTGCCAGTGTTCACGAGTTTCTGGCTAGTAAGAAAGGCATAAAACTCAGCGGCATGCGGGTGGATGTCGCCTATTTCGACGCTGATGAGGTAACTGCCGTTCTGGAAAACACAGATGTCCAGCACATCTGCTGTGAAATGAATGAAGACCAGCAGGATCCTCTGGCGCTATATCGGTTTTGTCAGAGTCATGTGGACAGTTTTTATTTATATATGTTCAACGGGCGATATGGCACTGCGGGTAGGCGCATGGACCCCAGCATTCCCGAAGTCTCTGTTGTGGTGGCGGCGTATGGGGTGGAAGCTTACCTGGACGAATGTGTTCAGTCCCTCGTTTCACAGACCATGAAAAACCTTGAGATCATTATCGTTGATGATGGCTCGAAAGATCGCACAGGTATTCTGGCAGATGAATGGCAGAAGCGTTTTCCTCAAAACGTAAGAGTTATACACAAGGAAAATGGTGGCTGCGCATCTGCGCGGAATGCAGGGCTTTTGGCCGCCAGAGGTGAATATGTTGCCTTTGTGGATGGAGATGACTGGGTTGAACCACCCATGTATGAAGATCTTTATCGTGCGGCAGCCTTGCGTAACGCAGAGATCGGACAGTGTGGTTTTTATGAGTTCTACAGGAAAGATAAAAAAATACTGCACCCGACCGCCTATGGTGCAGATGGTCCAAATGGCACAACCGGCCTGGTGATTGATCCGCAGGATTATCTGACCCTGATGCCTTCAATCTGGCGGCGGATATATAAAAGATCATATCTCAAACAGTATGGTATCCAATTTCCTGAGCATATTCGTCGGCATGATGATCTGCCATTCGCTTTCCTGACCATTTCCAGAGCAAGACGTATCAGCGTAATTCCTGACTGTTATTATGCTTATCGCCTCAACCGTCCGGGGCAGGATGTTTCTGCTACCGATAGACGGATGTTCATTCATTTCGAGATTTTCTCTTGGCTCTACAGTCAGGTTCGTCCGTGGGCGTCCGCCAGAATCATGGAGCAGATGAAACGGGTTGAAATCGGCACGCATGCATGGATATTGAGCCGCCTGGATCAGCCTTTACGCCCTGAGTATCTGCAAACTGCACTAGCAGGCATTGAGAAACGATATAATGGTTATGATGTTGGGTTTAACTGGAAAGCCCATCTCCAGAAAGCAGCGGAGAATAAAGAGGCTATTGAGTCATAA
- a CDS encoding glycosyltransferase family 2 protein encodes MSIIFEEDGAESVDLSIIVPMYNTEKYICETLNSLVSSDFQNLEIIVMDDGSEDNSLQIAVNWFQQRKQAGKVLSHKNQGLSASRNEEIRLARGKYITFFDSDDICVAATYRKMLHVLDRNPIDFVIARGVSFDNNTQAVSGFPDSYVWDSILQGRTIHISTLMQEPRIARLESSSVLRIFKREFADQQSADIP; translated from the coding sequence GTGAGCATTATTTTTGAAGAAGACGGCGCCGAAAGCGTCGATCTTTCCATTATTGTTCCAATGTACAACACCGAAAAATATATTTGTGAAACATTGAACTCCCTTGTTTCATCGGATTTCCAGAATCTGGAAATCATCGTTATGGATGATGGGAGCGAAGATAATTCTTTGCAGATTGCGGTAAACTGGTTCCAGCAGCGCAAACAGGCAGGGAAAGTTCTGTCCCATAAAAATCAGGGGCTTTCTGCATCCCGCAATGAAGAGATAAGGCTTGCACGTGGAAAATATATCACGTTCTTTGATAGTGATGATATCTGCGTCGCCGCGACGTACAGAAAAATGCTTCATGTTCTGGACAGGAACCCGATTGATTTTGTTATTGCCAGAGGTGTTTCCTTTGATAACAATACACAGGCAGTTAGCGGCTTCCCAGATTCATATGTATGGGACAGCATTCTGCAGGGGCGTACAATCCATATCTCTACGCTGATGCAGGAACCCAGAATTGCCCGTCTGGAATCCAGTTCGGTATTGCGTATTTTTAAGCGTGAGTTTGCTGATCAGCAATCAGCTGACATTCCCTGA
- a CDS encoding glycosyltransferase family 2 protein encodes MMYKIQQIVFPNIDIVCPENMYFRGNEEKVYASLNKKSIELVKGGIAIFDTFFNSLSIRPWKENCQIDDLGLSLTGRGKVRIRLGLHVLDRADQWLYENDIELSDTPYEMDLPFWNRVHDGMLYLEVRALTDAEITGGYFFTRTKPRNKVRLGIVITHYNRKHYVLPAIHRISTELLNDPYYKDHIELIVVDNSQNIEDSEKENAILLPSKNLGGSGGFTRGLLYLKDENFTHCLFMDDDASCEMESIRRTLHILEYGKVDNLAVAGSMLREAEPFRLHEKGARIAGTGVVNLKHGLDMRHVHDLLVAETPEPVTYGGWWHFAFRIKDVTHLSFPFFVRGDDMLFGLTNHFNIMTLNGIGGWADDFGIKESPINRYLSLRAHLMCLIIGTNTSKWKMLRTSFGCVITSDMSYNYSGAQAFIEAVRDVLKGPSFWENNVDMANVRKHLSQIAPGEKCEPIHIPKDAEYGRGLHESRKRRFCRILTLNGFLLPNFLMKNKTLVESKNFHAVFRRVFRYKRILYITPDHTGYIAEYNKKKFFKNLRDWGKVSFVFCRKFQSTKTEYQKSLTHLTSEGFWRKVFTSNQNK; translated from the coding sequence ATGATGTACAAAATTCAGCAAATCGTGTTCCCTAACATCGATATAGTATGCCCTGAAAATATGTATTTTCGAGGGAACGAAGAAAAAGTCTATGCCTCACTCAATAAGAAATCTATAGAGCTAGTCAAGGGCGGGATAGCTATTTTTGATACGTTTTTCAACTCCCTATCTATACGTCCATGGAAAGAAAATTGCCAAATTGATGATCTTGGCCTTTCTCTAACAGGACGGGGAAAAGTACGTATTCGTCTTGGTTTGCATGTTTTAGACAGAGCAGACCAATGGTTATATGAAAACGATATAGAACTCTCTGATACGCCATATGAAATGGATCTGCCATTTTGGAACCGTGTTCATGATGGTATGCTATATCTAGAAGTGCGTGCACTTACGGATGCAGAAATTACTGGCGGCTATTTTTTCACCAGAACAAAACCTCGCAACAAAGTGCGGCTAGGTATTGTTATTACTCATTACAATCGAAAACATTATGTTCTGCCGGCTATTCATCGCATTTCAACCGAACTTTTAAATGATCCTTATTATAAAGATCATATTGAACTTATTGTCGTAGATAATTCGCAAAATATTGAAGATTCAGAAAAGGAAAATGCTATTTTACTGCCCAGTAAAAATCTGGGCGGCTCCGGCGGCTTTACACGTGGATTACTCTATCTAAAAGACGAAAACTTTACGCATTGTCTTTTTATGGATGATGATGCCTCGTGTGAAATGGAATCTATACGCCGCACGCTGCATATTCTGGAATACGGAAAGGTAGATAATCTCGCCGTTGCAGGTTCTATGCTACGAGAAGCAGAGCCTTTTCGACTTCATGAAAAAGGGGCACGTATTGCAGGCACAGGTGTCGTCAACCTGAAGCACGGCTTAGATATGCGCCATGTGCACGATCTTCTTGTTGCTGAAACTCCTGAACCCGTAACATACGGAGGCTGGTGGCATTTTGCTTTCCGCATAAAAGACGTTACCCACCTGTCCTTCCCATTTTTCGTGCGTGGGGATGATATGTTATTTGGTCTTACAAACCATTTTAATATCATGACACTCAACGGAATTGGCGGCTGGGCTGATGACTTTGGCATCAAAGAAAGCCCTATCAATCGTTACCTTAGTTTACGTGCACATTTAATGTGCCTGATAATAGGTACGAATACCAGTAAATGGAAAATGTTACGCACATCATTCGGGTGCGTGATAACTTCAGACATGTCCTATAATTACAGTGGCGCACAAGCTTTTATTGAAGCTGTTCGAGATGTGCTTAAAGGACCATCTTTCTGGGAAAACAATGTCGACATGGCAAATGTGCGCAAGCATTTGTCTCAGATTGCACCAGGCGAGAAATGTGAACCTATACACATTCCCAAAGATGCCGAATATGGGCGGGGTTTGCACGAAAGTAGAAAACGCCGTTTTTGTAGAATACTCACATTAAACGGGTTCCTTCTTCCAAATTTCTTAATGAAAAACAAAACACTAGTGGAGTCTAAGAACTTCCATGCTGTATTCCGTCGTGTTTTTCGATATAAGCGCATTTTATATATAACGCCTGATCACACAGGCTATATTGCTGAATATAATAAGAAAAAGTTTTTCAAAAATTTACGCGATTGGGGAAAAGTTTCTTTTGTTTTTTGTCGCAAATTTCAGTCAACCAAAACTGAATATCAGAAATCATTAACGCATTTAACAAGTGAAGGCTTTTGGAGAAAGGTTTTTACTTCA